One segment of Erigeron canadensis isolate Cc75 chromosome 2, C_canadensis_v1, whole genome shotgun sequence DNA contains the following:
- the LOC122587713 gene encoding uncharacterized protein LOC122587713, giving the protein MSTQPTNSSQITPVLSSPLPPPPLERASYRRNRNNAARTSAQEKGKEPMDSFQIPDLSGEIPAGNSSQENARSSQTQRRSFYDDYGNPDPYNTRSRNVNSEELPDLFTILQNLDKTIKTNQEYNQAQFKILESGIVENRPPITPRNLFSTTPTAPESAPINTAMPTATPNFGSNIPQNTHVAGTSATMSAGLNNSNNFAGSFAFTNPSQGQGANDYIAREFQKIKDMILSVPGFCNPIPEVNPASYLINRYGDRIANVEIPKKFQVPNMKPYDGTTDQQEHIALYLEKMETVPIPSNLKEACLCRSFGSTLFGSALKWLQSLPPLSINSFADLTNLFYSQFSCSRTFEKLIDDLYKIIQKPHESLRDFMTRFTKESLNIPKLDMLTAIQALQRGLHKGSKFQEDLIMTPCRNLDEAKARAGRFIRLEENELTTSKLDALSYDCPNRKAETPVFKPRHKPYSRHVDDQVNVIEEDDQVKTCELLGRKKAKDVEGLDFSKPKSTQKAYSPPANAKVINTISGGSEVCGITYSSAKRLAKQSKADKGERSVKKASISDSDIISFEEDFDDIMEPHHDGLVITFFIANHYVCRILIDNGSSVNIIKLETLRRMDISEEDINGKASPLFGFSGETKYTVGEIKLPVYVGGMNSMQKFCVVDSLPGYNIILGRPWIHEMKAIPSTYHQCVKLPTPCGVVTVKGDQQEARECYTSSMKSAAKPISQ; this is encoded by the exons ATGTCGACTCAACCAACTAATTCTTCGCAAATTACTCCTGTTCTTTCTTCTCCTTTGCCTCCTCCACCTCTAGAACGTGCTTCTTATCGAAGAAACAGGAACAATGCTGCTCGAACTTCTGCCCAGGAAAAAGGAAAGGAGCCAATGGATTCATTCCAGATCCCAGACTTATCTGGAGAAATTCCGGCAGGAAACTCATCTCAGGAGAATGCAAGATCAAGCCAGACTCAAAGAAGGAGTTTTTACGACGATTATGGCAATCCAGATCCCTACAATACCAGATCTAGGAATGTTAACTCTGAAGAACTGCCTGACTTGTTTACTATTTTGCAGAATCTTGATAAGACAATTAAGACTAATCAGGAATATAATCAGGCACAATTCAAAATTCTTGAGTCAGGGATTGTTGAAAACAGACCACCGATTACTCCTAGGAATTTGTTTTCAACGACTCCAACTGCTCCTGAGTCTGCTCCTATTAATACGGCGATGCCAACTGCGACTCCTAATTTTGGGAGTAATATTCCGCAAAACACTCATGTTGCTGGAACATCGGCCACCATGAGTGCAGGTTTGAACAATTCTAATAATTTTGCTGGATCTTTTGCTTTTACTAATCCATCGCAGGGACAAGGAGCAAATGATTACATCGCTAGAGAATTTCAGAAGATTAAAGACATGATTTTGAGCGTTCCTGGATTTTGCAATCCAATTCCTGAAGTCAACCCCGCGTCCTATCTAATCAACAGATATGGCGACAGGATTGCGAACGTAGAAATCCCGAAGAAATTCCAAGTTCCAAATATGAAACCATATGATGGAACCACTGACCAACAGGAGCATATCGCGCTATATCTGGAGAAAATGGAAACGGTGCCGATTCCATCAAACTTGAAAGAAGCTTGCTTATGCAGAAGCTTTGGATCGACACTATTTGGATCAGCCTTAAAATGGCTGCAGAGTTTGCCTCCtctatctattaattctttcgctgatttaacaaatttattttatagtcaATTTTCATGCAGTAGGACTTTTGAGAAATTGATTGATgatctatataaaataattcaaaaaccgCATGAATCACTTAGAGATTTTATGACTAGATTTACAAAAGAATCTCTTAATATTCCTAAATTAGATATGTTGACCGCTATTCAAGCTTTGCAGAGAGGTCTCCATAAAGGATCTAAATTCCAGGAAGATCTCATAATGACGCCATGCAGAAATTTAGATGAAGCAAAAGCAAGGGCAGGAAGATTTATAAGGCTCGAAGAAAATGAACTTACAACTTCGAAATTAGATGCCTTATCATATGATTGTCCAAATCGAAAGGCAGAAACCCCGGTGTTTAAACCGAGACACAAACCTTACTCAAGACATGTAGATGATCAAGTCAATGTcattgaagaagatgatcaaGTCAAGACATGTG AACTCCTTGGAAGGAAGAAGGCCAAAGATGTTGAAGGCTTGGACTTTTCCAAAccaaaatcaacacaaaaagCATATTCCCCACCAGCAAATGCAAAAGTAATTAATACCATCTCTGGGGGATCGGAAGTGTGCGGGATAACATATTCATCAGCAAAAAGACTTGCAAAGCAAAGCAAAGCAGATAAAGGAGAAAGAAGTGTGAAGAAAGCATCAATTTCGGACTCAGACATTATctcctttgaagaagattttgatgatATCATGGAACCTCATCATGATGGGCTGGTAATTACTTTCTTTATCGCTAACCATTATGTTTGcaggattttgatagataatgGGAGCTCAGTTAATATCATCAAGCTGGAGACATTACGAAGAATGGATATCTCGGAAGAAGATATCAATGGAAAGGCTTCTCCATTGTTTGGATTCAGTGGGGAAACTAAATATACAGTGGGTGAAATAAAATTACCAGTTTATGTTGGAGGGATGAATTCGATGCAGAAATTTTGTGTCGTAGATTCTCTCCCAGGATACAACATAATCTTGGGAAGACCCTGGATACACGAAATGAAGGCAATACCTTCAACATATCACCAATGTGTTAAACTTCCAACACCTTGTGGAGTAGTTACTGTCAAGGGAGATCAGCAAGAAGCAAGAGAATGCTACACATCGAGCATGAAGTCAGCTGCAAAGCCAATTTCACAATAG